The genome window AATTTAGTAGGGAGAGAAGAGTGGGATTGCAATTATTCTGGAACGTGGCCTGAGGATGAGAATTGATGGTTGGTTGTCCATGTTCCAGATTGTTGAAAATGTCATAAGCCTGGAGGAGTGTCGGGTCTCGTGTCCCTTCATGGAAATGACAACCGAGAGTGCTGTCGATGCGAGATATACAGTGGGAGAAAACCTGTCTGAGCCATGAGAAAGCACACAAACCATCGAGCTTGAAGTGATGAATTGCTTAACTTGTTAGGAGTTTGAAGAAGAAAGTGAAATAAGCTTTCGTGATCCCCACCTCGAGCTTGGCAAAAGAGCTTAGCTTATGGTCCAATCAAAACACCGTCATTGGCTGATGCATTTAAGCAGGGCTTTTCTGACAAACATGTATAATGCAATTATCCGCAGCCATACCTTACCCAATCGGCTACAGGAATTTGATCTGCGATTCTGGATCTCGCCTGTCTCCACCGAAACCGAGAGATGCACTGGAAGCGCGATTGAAGGGTCTCGATTTTCCAACTCCAAGCTTGTTCCCTTCGTTTCGAACTCGCATTCTTCCCGGCTCTCCCCTCAAGAAGGTTGGGACGATCGGCAAACAATCAACCAACTCTCTTGAACTCCGAACCCCAAAACGCCCTTCCAATTGACAGCACCACTACATCACCATGTCGACGCCAGCCGAGACCGAGTCTCCAGCGCCTCCAGTTGCGCCTCCAGTTGCGCCTCCAGTTGCGCCAGAGGAGCGCATCGAGAACGCAAACGCGCCTCCCCAGCAAGAGACATCGCCTGAAGCAGACCTTAAAGAGGCGGACCAGACTGCCAAAGCTGTTCCCCCAGCCGATGAAGCCAACAGCAACGAACCAAACCCCAATGAATCAACCAGCTCCCCCAAAGATGCTGAGGAGACAGTCACTTCCCCCAGAGAAggctcaccctccccatcacaaAGCTCATCCgacgaagaaggcgaagTCTCCGAATCAGAAGCCGACCACgaccacccaccactccccaaCGAGCCCCTCCCCGGCAACTGCCCCCCATTACCAAACGAGCCCCTGCCAGGagcagacaacaacaactcctcAGCCCTCCCCGCCGAACCCACACCAGCCCCCGAACCGGCAGACGACGGCTGGGAATACCACTGGAACCCAAACGACAACCAATACTGGTTCTATAACCGCTTCAGCAATCACTGGCAGCTCGAAAACCCCCGCCaatccaccaccgtccctcAAACCGCCCCACCCACggcaccaacaccctcccaaaCGGACCCtacctccatctccaacccaacctccatCGCAGGAGGCTACAACCCCGCCATTCACGGCTCATACGATGAAAACGCCTGGTATGCCGTCAACGCGAGGGCGCTGCAGCAACAAGCGGAGCAGAGTGTTATCCCCCCTGCACCGGCGGAGTATGCTGTGGGCGGTTACTTTAATAAACAGACGGGGCAGTGGCAGATGCCGGAGCAGGGGGCCGAGAGGCATTCGGATGAGCAGAAAAGCAGGAGGCAGTTGAATGCGTTTTTTGATGTGGATGCTGCGGCGAATATGCATGATGGGAGGAGCTTgaaggcggagagggcgggGAAGAAGCCGAGTAAGAAGGAGCTGAGGGAgttcaaggagaagaggagggcgaggaaggaggagaagaggagggcttgGTTGAGGGATTAGACTTTGGGGGGGCGTTTTTGCTTGGTGGGTTTTTGATTCTGGTTTGGGCATTTTGGTGGGTGTTGGCTGGTAAAATTGGCATAAAGGTTTGGTTCTTGTTTATGAGGCAGGCAGAGAGGTCAAGGGCgttggggagaagggggggggggttgtttttgggatGTATGTAGTTCGGCCGGGGGAGGCTGGGCACCATGGAAATGTATTCAGGGAATAGGGTTTTGTATGTACAAATGGAAGCGAGAAGTAATTGACAGTGTTGATCAATTTCGGGTCGTTGTGTGTGGTGTATATGAAACGTCTTGTGTACAATGTACCATGTCTTGTATACACCCCCCATTCTACATCCATATTTGGACCACATCTactcatcatcttcttcctcgtcctcatcatcctcatcatcaagcgACATATCAATCTGCACGctcccctcatcatcactatcGCTattctcctcttccacctttTTGGTGTCaacagccacagcagcagcaacagccacccTCTTGACCTttgtctcctcccccacctccaaacccccgctgctcttcctcttgagCGGTGACGCGGCCCTCTTCTTGTTCACAACAGCGGTTTCCGTCTCCTTGACAGTAACAGCAAAAGGGTTCACCTCGGCAGGTGTgtcatcatccacctccattGCCTCCTGAACTGTACCATTTATGACTGCGGTTCCCCAGCTGGAAACAACaactctcttctccttctcaacaacagcaacaacatcagTTTGCTCCCCAGCGTCacccatctcctcatccgccgcctcctcgccccGGAGCTGTCTATCCGCCAACAAATCATCGAGATTGGCAGAGGGGTCGTACTCATCCGTGTTAAGCTGCGCGTAACGGCCGGCACGGACGAGGTTGCTGCGgacaacctccacctcttTTGACGTTCCAAACTTTTGAACGAGAAAAGGAAGGATAGAGGGGTAGTACCGCCCTCTGGAGTCTTTATACGGTTGCAACACCGACGCGAGCATAGCTTCTTTGTTGGAGGATAAAATAGCGGTGCGGTCGACAAGGGAGCGGATATCGGGGGAGAGGTgcggttgggggaggtgggagaggaataatgggaggagggtagCAGCCGaagcgaggagggaggctgGGAGGGGACTGAATAAAGACGCTGGGGTGGCGGACGGGGTGGAAAGGAAAGCGTCGGCGTTTCCTTGGACGGTTTGCTTGGCTTTTTcgacggggagggtgggtttgggTGCGTCGTCTAGGTGGCCTGCTGATAGGAGGATGTCGTGGCAGACTTGCCGGATCAAGGGGGTTAAGGAGTCGACTGTCAACCTGGGAAGGGTCGGGCCGGCGAgtgtgagaaggggggaggcaAGGTTGTAGACTTTCTCGCGAACGGCGGGGTTGGTGcggtggaaggagaggacgCGGACGGTGTGGTCGGTTATGTCTGTGGAAAGAGGGAGTGCCGAGTCGGCGAGTCGGCGGATGGCAGAGCCGTGGAGACGGAGGACGGCGGTGTGGATGTCGGGGAGGACGGTCCAGAGGTCGGCCTTTTCGTCGCGgctgatggaggggttggtttgcATCGTTTCCTCGGAGGAGGGGCTGGGAGGGGTGACGAGGGTGAGgcgggtggtgaggtcgaggagctcgccgACGGGGACGGTGACGGGGgctttggtggggttgtCGAGGTATTCGGCGAGGAACTCGAGGAGGCCGACCAGGCGCTGAGAGCCTGGCTGAATGCCCTCCCAGGATGGGAACTCGTCGACGGAGTCACCGCCGCCAGAGGGGTCAAGCTCATTGCGGACTGGCTGAGGACGATAACCAGTGGACGATTCCCAGGATTCGACAACACCGCGGAAGATTTGGTCGGCGGTGGCATGGCAGTCGAGAATGGCAGCTTTGATAGACTTGACCCACTCGTCACTGCTTCCATTCTTGGGGGCGGTGTAAGAAAGGAGGATGAAAAGCCGGCGAGAGCTCTCGCGGAGAGCATGAGGAACCACAACAGAATCAGAAGTGGTTGGCGCAACGTAAGTCCTGAATGCGGTCTTGATTTGACCGGCGAATGGACGCAAAGTGGTGGGGTACAGCATCACCAGCTTGGACAGAGAGCTGGCCACGGTCTCAATCACGCTGGTaggggttgatggagacTTGACCAGCTGAAGGCAAGCTGTGACAAAGCTGGGAAGAGTGGGAGTGGCCATCTCTCTAATCAAAGTCGGGTAGCCCTGGAGTAGCATGTAGATCTTGGTCAAGGTGATAACGGCCAGCTCCTTGGAAGGAAGAGGGTCGATTTTCTACAGAACATGTCAGTATTAGATCAGTAATTCTCATGCTGCAATAGATACACACTTGAGCAACACTGATCAAGCCGCGAACCCAGGGGTCGGCAGCCCTGAGGctttcccatcctcccacATCGACAACAGCCTTGATCAAGCAGACGGCGGCAAAGCGACCCGAAGCGTTTCTTCCCGTCAAGAGCGTGGTGATGTGTGTCCTGAGCTTGTGAACAAGCATAGGCGTCTCAGCGCCCTTGTCCCTTCCTTTTCCAGCATCTGAAGCAGAGAGTGGTTCACCACATCTTAGGACGTGTCCAACCAGAACTGGGCATAGTCTTGGGAGTTGATCGGCCGGTGTCGAAGCGAGCCTGCGGACAAGTACCCGCAGGTctgatgggggtgatgcCATTAGATGTTTGATGTCTGCGAGTCTCTGCCTTTAGAACTGTGGGGATAGACCGTACTCGTGATGATGGTCCTAACTTTTGATTTCTGTCAAAATCAAGACAAAGAAACTATTCCCACGTGTGAGTTGGCGCAATGTTGGTTTATTTGTGGTGTTTAACTGCAAAAACATTTTAAAGATGTTCTCGCTATCTTATCGGTAACTTTTCCGCTAGAGCTACCGAAATGCGGGACCCTGGCTGGCTTGGCCGCTGCAACCACTAAAACCAGCCAATCCCTGTGCGCGGTTGGGTGCTATTCCTGTTCCTGATGGGcccgacatcatcaccccctaGTGCACCCCAAGATTTTGGATTGACCTGGGCTCCATTGGTTTCATTTTAGTGACCCCGTCTTGTTGCCCAGCCGAACGCCTCCTTATTTACAAGCTGACGTACTCTTTTGAATctcacctccaacaccctACAACTTGACCCTTTCCCAAAGGCTACGCT of Podospora pseudopauciseta strain CBS 411.78 chromosome 7 map unlocalized CBS411.78m_7, whole genome shotgun sequence contains these proteins:
- a CDS encoding uncharacterized protein (EggNog:ENOG503NY17; COG:S), whose product is MASPPSDLRVLVRRLASTPADQLPRLCPVLVGHVLRCGEPLSASDAGKGRDKGAETPMLVHKLRTHITTLLTGRNASGRFAAVCLIKAVVDVGGWESLRAADPWVRGLISVAQKIDPLPSKELAVITLTKIYMLLQGYPTLIREMATPTLPSFVTACLQLVKSPSTPTSVIETVASSLSKLVMLYPTTLRPFAGQIKTAFRTYVAPTTSDSVVVPHALRESSRRLFILLSYTAPKNGSSDEWVKSIKAAILDCHATADQIFRGVVESWESSTGYRPQPVRNELDPSGGGDSVDEFPSWEGIQPGSQRLVGLLEFLAEYLDNPTKAPVTVPVGELLDLTTRLTLVTPPSPSSEETMQTNPSISRDEKADLWTVLPDIHTAVLRLHGSAIRRLADSALPLSTDITDHTVRVLSFHRTNPAVREKVYNLASPLLTLAGPTLPRLTVDSLTPLIRQVCHDILLSAGHLDDAPKPTLPVEKAKQTVQGNADAFLSTPSATPASLFSPLPASLLASAATLLPLFLSHLPQPHLSPDIRSLVDRTAILSSNKEAMLASVLQPYKDSRGRYYPSILPFLVQKFGTSKEVEVVRSNLVRAGRYAQLNTDEYDPSANLDDLLADRQLRGEEAADEEMGDAGEQTDVVAVVEKEKRVVVSSWGTAVINGTVQEAMEVDDDTPAEVNPFAVTVKETETAVVNKKRAASPLKRKSSGGLEVGEETKVKRVAVAAAVAVDTKKVEEENSDSDDEGSVQIDMSLDDEDDEDEEEDDE
- a CDS encoding uncharacterized protein (COG:A; EggNog:ENOG503P1ZK) produces the protein MSTPAETESPAPPVAPEERIENANAPPQQETSPEADLKEADQTAKAVPPADEANSNEPNPNESTSSPKDAEETVTSPREGSPSPSQSSSDEEGEVSESEADHDHPPLPNEPLPGNCPPLPNEPLPGADNNNSSALPAEPTPAPEPADDGWEYHWNPNDNQYWFYNRFSNHWQLENPRQSTTVPQTAPPTAPTPSQTDPTSISNPTSIAGGYNPAIHGSYDENAWYAVNARALQQQAEQSVIPPAPAEYAVGGYFNKQTGQWQMPEQGAERHSDEQKSRRQLNAFFDVDAAANMHDGRSLKAERAGKKPSKKELREFKEKRRARKEEKRRAWLRD